One genomic region from Fictibacillus marinisediminis encodes:
- a CDS encoding potassium channel family protein — protein MKFEDFFFSYLRLPMLIRLFSIIGSLMILFGVLIHFLEPKNFPTVFEGIYWSVMTAATVGFGDYVPKSFIGRFMAILLVFLGGSFIAFFTVHAASAVIKRQNKYKEGKLMFNGNGHLCIVGWNERAKQTISTLAKEPTRLTIILIDSSLNENPLSNQGVLFIKGSPAQDQTWEMANIKQAKAVLLTADQNMKEAEADMHTILSIITVKGLNPTVHVMAEILTPEQQNNSLRAGADELINTTSLASDCMAQISLQSLQSIREG, from the coding sequence ATGAAATTCGAGGATTTCTTTTTTTCATACTTGCGTCTTCCAATGCTGATTCGCTTGTTCAGCATCATCGGCTCACTGATGATTTTGTTTGGTGTTCTCATCCATTTTTTAGAGCCGAAAAATTTCCCTACTGTATTTGAGGGAATCTATTGGTCCGTCATGACAGCGGCAACTGTAGGATTTGGAGATTATGTTCCAAAGTCATTTATAGGCAGGTTTATGGCCATCCTCCTTGTTTTTTTGGGCGGTTCTTTTATCGCCTTTTTCACTGTCCACGCCGCTTCAGCTGTAATTAAAAGGCAAAATAAATACAAAGAAGGGAAATTAATGTTTAACGGAAACGGACATTTATGTATTGTCGGATGGAATGAGCGGGCTAAGCAGACCATCAGCACCCTTGCCAAAGAACCGACAAGACTCACGATTATTCTTATAGATTCATCGCTGAACGAAAATCCCTTATCGAATCAGGGTGTTCTTTTTATAAAAGGCAGCCCGGCGCAAGACCAAACATGGGAGATGGCCAACATTAAACAGGCAAAAGCTGTCCTTCTGACCGCCGACCAAAACATGAAAGAAGCAGAAGCCGACATGCACACCATTCTTTCCATTATTACGGTCAAAGGACTCAACCCTACTGTACATGTTATGGCTGAAATATTGACGCCTGAGCAGCAGAACAACAGCCTGAGAGCCGGTGCTGATGAATTAATTAATACGACATCTCTTGCCAGTGACTGTATGGCCCAGATTAGTCTTCAATCTCTTCAATCCATAAGAGAAGGGTAA
- a CDS encoding YugN-like family protein, which produces MIPLQSKLENEVFAFNELEDKLKQLGYTIGGNWDYDHGYFDYKLDDEVGYTFVRVPFTAYEKEIGDQGAMVTLGEPFLLAHKYQIGLDDNVSVGNLSGSLNQFSEPQDPDASIDDKWIGIGKKLIEKTESQLLAD; this is translated from the coding sequence ATGATTCCATTACAAAGTAAGCTTGAGAATGAAGTGTTTGCTTTTAATGAACTGGAGGACAAGCTCAAACAACTCGGGTATACCATTGGAGGCAACTGGGATTATGATCACGGATATTTTGACTATAAACTGGATGATGAAGTCGGATATACGTTTGTCAGAGTTCCATTTACCGCTTATGAAAAAGAAATCGGGGACCAAGGGGCAATGGTGACCTTGGGAGAACCATTTCTTCTGGCTCATAAATATCAGATTGGACTCGATGACAATGTCAGTGTAGGGAATCTGTCGGGAAGCTTAAATCAGTTTTCAGAACCCCAGGACCCTGATGCGTCGATCGATGACAAATGGATTGGGATTGGCAAAAAGCTTATTGAAAAAACAGAGTCTCAATTGTTGGCTGATTAG
- a CDS encoding glucose-6-phosphate isomerase, whose product MANKLHFDYSKALPFLGEQEVSNLSALVKASHEQIHDRTGAGSDFLGWVDLPTAYDKEEFARIQKSAEKIKSDSDVLIVIGIGGSYLGARAAIEMLNHSFYNMLSKEDRKTPQVIFAGQNISSTYVKDLFQVLEGKDVSVNVISKSGTTTEPAIAFRIFRKFLEEKYGKEEARKRIYATTDRAKGALKTLADEEGYESFVIPDDVGGRYSVLTAVGLLPIAVSGVNIDEMMNGAAEASKDYSNPNLAENEAYQYAAARNALYNKGKTIELMVNYEPGLHYVSEWWKQLFGESEGKDNKGIYPASVDFSTDLHSMGQYVQEGRRDLFETVLNVENTREEIKIEEDDQNLDKLNFLAGQTMDFVNKKAFQGTLLAHTDGGVPNLIVTIPELTPYHFGYLVYFFEKACAISGYLLGVNPFDQPGVEAYKKNMFALLGKPGFEKEKEELEKRL is encoded by the coding sequence ATGGCTAATAAACTGCATTTTGATTACAGCAAAGCTTTGCCTTTCTTAGGTGAGCAAGAAGTATCAAATTTATCTGCATTAGTAAAAGCATCACACGAGCAAATCCATGATAGGACTGGAGCGGGAAGCGACTTTTTGGGATGGGTTGACCTTCCGACCGCATATGATAAAGAAGAGTTCGCCCGTATTCAAAAAAGTGCTGAAAAGATCAAAAGTGATTCTGATGTATTGATCGTTATTGGGATCGGCGGATCTTATCTTGGAGCAAGGGCAGCAATTGAAATGCTCAATCACTCGTTCTACAATATGCTTTCTAAAGAAGACCGCAAAACTCCTCAGGTTATTTTTGCAGGCCAAAACATCTCTTCTACTTATGTTAAAGACTTGTTCCAAGTACTAGAAGGCAAGGATGTTTCCGTGAACGTCATTTCAAAATCTGGAACAACAACAGAACCTGCAATCGCGTTCCGTATTTTCCGCAAGTTCCTTGAAGAGAAATATGGAAAAGAAGAAGCACGCAAACGTATATATGCAACAACCGACCGTGCAAAAGGTGCACTGAAAACGCTGGCGGATGAAGAAGGCTATGAGAGCTTTGTTATTCCTGACGACGTTGGAGGACGCTATTCTGTATTAACAGCTGTAGGTCTTCTTCCAATCGCAGTAAGCGGAGTAAACATTGATGAAATGATGAATGGAGCAGCAGAAGCAAGCAAGGATTATTCCAATCCGAACCTTGCTGAAAATGAAGCATACCAGTATGCAGCTGCACGAAATGCTCTGTATAACAAAGGGAAAACCATTGAATTGATGGTGAACTATGAGCCAGGATTACATTATGTTTCTGAATGGTGGAAACAGCTGTTTGGTGAAAGTGAAGGCAAAGACAACAAGGGGATCTATCCTGCGTCTGTAGACTTTTCCACTGACCTTCACTCTATGGGACAATATGTTCAGGAAGGACGCCGTGATCTGTTCGAGACTGTACTGAATGTAGAGAATACACGCGAAGAAATTAAGATTGAGGAAGACGATCAAAACCTTGATAAATTGAATTTCCTTGCTGGACAAACAATGGACTTCGTCAACAAAAAAGCATTCCAGGGAACTTTGCTTGCACATACCGACGGCGGAGTACCGAATTTAATTGTTACTATTCCAGAATTAACACCATATCATTTTGGCTACCTTGTGTATTTCTTTGAAAAAGCATGTGCCATCAGCGGCTATCTTCTCGGAGTGAACCCGTTTGATCAGCCTGGGGTGGAAGCCTATAAGAAAAACATGTTTGCGCTTCTCGGCAAGCCAGGCTTTGAAAAAGAAAAAGAAGAATTGGAAAAACGCCTTTAA
- a CDS encoding iron-containing alcohol dehydrogenase, with the protein MNSFTYYNPTRLVFGKGQLSQLSAEMKPFGKKVLLVYGGGSIKRSGLYDQVVAELNKIGADVHELSGVEPNPRLTTVKKGVEICKEHNIDFILAVGGGSVIDCTKAVAAGAKYDGDVWDFVTKKSTPKEAIPFGTVLTLAATGSEMNAGSVITNWETNEKYGWGSPLVFPKFSILDPVNTFTVPKDHTIYGMVDMMSHVLETYLNHTENAHLQDRFAESILLTVMDAAPKLVEDLENYDLRETILYNGTMALNGTIAMGVQGDWATHNLEHAVSAVYDIPHAGGLAILFPNLLRHVLDQGPERLKQLAVRVFNVDTEGKSDREVALEGIDKLSAFWTSLGAPNRLADYDIDDSKLDLIADKAMANGEFGNFKKLNKEDVLEILRMSL; encoded by the coding sequence ATGAATTCATTTACGTATTATAATCCAACCCGTTTAGTGTTCGGGAAAGGGCAACTTAGCCAGCTGTCTGCGGAAATGAAGCCGTTTGGCAAGAAGGTATTGCTTGTTTATGGCGGTGGAAGCATTAAACGCAGCGGTCTATATGATCAAGTAGTAGCCGAGCTCAACAAGATCGGTGCAGACGTTCATGAATTATCAGGAGTTGAACCGAATCCGAGATTAACTACGGTAAAAAAAGGTGTGGAAATCTGTAAGGAGCACAATATTGATTTCATTCTTGCAGTTGGAGGCGGAAGTGTTATCGACTGTACAAAAGCTGTGGCGGCAGGAGCAAAATATGACGGAGATGTTTGGGATTTTGTAACTAAAAAAAGCACTCCTAAAGAAGCCATTCCGTTCGGTACAGTTCTTACTCTTGCAGCAACAGGTTCTGAAATGAACGCCGGTTCTGTTATTACCAACTGGGAGACCAATGAAAAGTATGGCTGGGGAAGTCCGCTTGTGTTCCCTAAGTTTTCTATTCTTGATCCGGTCAATACGTTTACTGTGCCAAAAGACCATACGATTTATGGCATGGTAGACATGATGTCGCACGTGCTAGAAACGTACTTGAACCATACTGAAAATGCTCATCTTCAAGACCGTTTCGCAGAATCTATTCTATTAACAGTAATGGATGCAGCTCCAAAATTAGTAGAAGATCTTGAGAATTATGACCTTCGCGAGACCATTCTATATAATGGGACAATGGCATTGAACGGAACTATTGCAATGGGTGTACAAGGCGATTGGGCTACTCATAACCTTGAACATGCTGTTTCAGCCGTTTATGACATTCCTCATGCCGGCGGTCTGGCAATCCTGTTCCCGAACTTGCTTCGCCATGTACTTGATCAAGGGCCAGAGCGCTTGAAGCAACTGGCTGTTCGCGTATTTAACGTGGATACAGAAGGGAAATCAGATCGTGAAGTGGCACTTGAAGGGATCGACAAGCTGTCTGCTTTCTGGACATCTTTAGGTGCACCAAACCGTCTTGCTGATTATGACATCGATGATTCCAAACTTGACCTGATCGCGGATAAAGCGATGGCAAATGGCGAGTTTGGCAACTTTAAAAAGCTTAACAAAGAGGATGTTTTAGAAATCCTTCGCATGTCTCTATAA
- a CDS encoding DUF378 domain-containing protein: MNGLQRTALALVIIGAINWGLIGFFQFDLVAAIFGGQDAALSRIVYGLVGLSGLYCLTLLFAPAHEVEREDRIETNRV, translated from the coding sequence ATGAATGGATTACAGCGCACTGCCTTAGCACTAGTTATTATTGGTGCCATTAACTGGGGTCTTATTGGATTCTTCCAATTTGACTTAGTGGCAGCTATCTTCGGCGGTCAGGATGCAGCTCTTTCCCGCATCGTTTACGGATTGGTTGGTTTATCCGGTTTATATTGCCTGACTCTTCTTTTTGCTCCAGCACATGAAGTTGAACGTGAGGACCGCATCGAAACAAATCGTGTTTAA
- the yugI gene encoding S1 domain-containing post-transcriptional regulator GSP13, with the protein MNFEVGSIVEGKVTGIKPFGAFVALNDEVQGLVHISEVSHSFVKDINDVLKVGDVVQVKILSVDEDSKKISLSIRQTQEAPAQAPKKERRPAPKKQAAQDSSKGFNTLEAKLKEWLKESTDRQAQLNKRLKK; encoded by the coding sequence ATGAATTTTGAAGTAGGTAGCATCGTTGAAGGAAAAGTAACAGGAATTAAACCGTTTGGTGCTTTCGTCGCTTTAAACGACGAAGTTCAGGGATTAGTTCATATCTCTGAGGTTTCTCATAGCTTTGTTAAAGATATTAATGACGTATTAAAAGTGGGAGATGTTGTTCAGGTTAAAATTCTTTCTGTTGACGAAGATTCTAAAAAGATCTCTTTATCCATTCGTCAAACTCAAGAAGCTCCGGCCCAAGCCCCTAAAAAGGAACGCCGTCCTGCACCTAAGAAGCAAGCGGCTCAAGACTCTTCCAAAGGTTTCAACACACTTGAAGCAAAGCTTAAAGAGTGGTTGAAAGAGTCAACTGACCGTCAAGCTCAACTGAACAAACGTCTTAAGAAGTAA
- a CDS encoding class II fumarate hydratase, with amino-acid sequence MTEYRIAKDTLGEVKVPKEAYYGAQTQRAVENFPISGQRLPFAFVKAQAIIKASAAAANRDCGELEEKQANAIIQAAEEIMEGRLKDQFVVDAYQAGAGTSQNMNANEVIASRASELLGGSKGDWSKVHPNDHVNMAQSTNDTIHVAINIAAAQELYQNLYPALEKTIKALRNKQNEFHHIIKSGRTHLQDAVPMRLGHSFGGYAESLQKVYDALKQSEPFLFEIGLGGNAVGTGINAHPEYAERAINEVADRSGLPFKAPTDRFRFMQNNGAAIQISGHLKELAIHLIKISSDLRLLSSGPRTGISELILPAVQPGSSIMPGKVNPVILENMYMICAQVIGNDTCITTAGIGSQLEINVMMPVIGLNLLHSITILSSGLSVFTDRCINGLEANEGRIRELMEQSLAIATALNPKTGYEKAAEVAKESYKSGKTVKEVAVEKGYVTVEEADSLLNPEKLV; translated from the coding sequence ATGACGGAATATCGGATTGCAAAGGATACACTCGGAGAAGTAAAGGTGCCCAAGGAGGCATATTACGGAGCACAAACGCAGCGGGCGGTCGAGAACTTTCCGATCAGCGGGCAAAGGCTGCCGTTCGCTTTTGTAAAAGCGCAGGCGATTATTAAAGCGAGTGCAGCTGCAGCAAATAGAGATTGCGGTGAACTTGAGGAAAAACAGGCAAACGCGATTATCCAGGCAGCAGAGGAGATTATGGAGGGCAGGCTGAAGGATCAATTTGTCGTTGATGCGTATCAGGCGGGAGCAGGAACCTCTCAGAACATGAATGCCAATGAAGTCATCGCCAGCAGGGCTTCAGAGCTTCTTGGCGGTTCGAAAGGGGACTGGAGCAAGGTCCATCCGAACGATCATGTGAACATGGCACAGTCAACAAATGATACGATCCATGTGGCCATCAATATTGCCGCAGCACAAGAGCTGTATCAAAATTTATACCCGGCACTCGAAAAAACGATTAAAGCGCTCAGAAACAAACAGAACGAATTTCACCACATTATCAAATCAGGCAGAACCCACCTCCAGGACGCGGTTCCCATGCGGCTTGGCCATTCCTTTGGAGGGTATGCGGAAAGTCTGCAAAAAGTTTATGATGCATTAAAACAGAGTGAGCCGTTCCTCTTTGAGATCGGACTTGGGGGAAATGCTGTGGGTACGGGAATCAACGCCCATCCGGAATATGCTGAAAGAGCCATCAATGAGGTTGCCGACAGATCGGGCCTTCCATTTAAAGCACCGACTGACCGCTTCCGCTTTATGCAGAATAACGGGGCAGCTATCCAGATCAGCGGCCATTTAAAGGAACTTGCCATTCATCTTATAAAAATATCGTCCGACCTCCGCCTGCTCAGTTCAGGTCCGAGAACAGGAATCTCGGAACTCATTTTACCCGCTGTACAGCCAGGTTCTTCCATCATGCCGGGGAAAGTAAATCCGGTCATCCTTGAAAACATGTACATGATCTGTGCGCAGGTCATCGGCAATGATACATGCATCACCACTGCCGGAATCGGCTCCCAGCTTGAGATAAACGTGATGATGCCGGTCATTGGCTTAAACCTTCTTCACTCCATCACCATCCTGTCTTCGGGGTTGAGCGTGTTTACCGACCGTTGTATCAATGGACTGGAGGCCAATGAAGGCAGAATCAGAGAACTGATGGAACAGAGCCTTGCGATTGCCACAGCACTAAATCCAAAAACGGGCTACGAAAAAGCAGCCGAGGTAGCAAAAGAAAGCTATAAATCGGGTAAGACGGTAAAAGAAGTGGCTGTGGAAAAGGGATATGTTACGGTAGAAGAAGCGGATTCCTTGTTAAATCCAGAAAAACTGGTCTGA
- a CDS encoding sporulation protein YjcZ, protein MAYPYGGGYPYYGYGYGYGVGGGGGVGFGWGWIWAVLIIIFILLLIVGALWWFFR, encoded by the coding sequence ATGGCATATCCTTATGGTGGCGGCTATCCGTACTATGGCTATGGCTACGGCTATGGTGTTGGCGGCGGTGGCGGCGTTGGATTTGGTTGGGGCTGGATATGGGCTGTCTTGATTATCATATTTATACTTCTCCTTATCGTTGGAGCTTTATGGTGGTTCTTTAGATAA
- a CDS encoding alpha/beta fold hydrolase, with protein sequence METKTQPLLTPAYRKRIGELDLYYEDYPHRNPDAQVLILIHGFLSSTISFRKLIPHLAEDYHVVAIDLPGFGKSEKSKTFTYSLASYGKLVLSFIKEMGWRDVILIGHSMGGQVALHASRQDGKLISKLVLLGCCGYIKRARSTMICCSYLPFFSWGLKRWVLKKDLRNNLSGVLHNIDLVTEDMIKEYRAQFLEDGFFDSLIRLLRHREGDLKPFELNTIVHPILLIHGNDDKVIPLTTGKRLHSDLKNSRLIVYKDAGHLIMEEKPLDLARDIKQFISSEKEALQTSV encoded by the coding sequence ATGGAAACGAAAACTCAGCCGCTGCTTACTCCGGCATATCGGAAAAGAATAGGCGAACTCGACCTTTATTATGAAGATTACCCACACAGGAATCCTGACGCCCAAGTTTTGATCCTGATACACGGGTTTCTTTCTTCAACCATCAGTTTTCGGAAGCTAATCCCGCATTTAGCTGAAGATTATCATGTAGTTGCCATTGATCTGCCGGGATTCGGTAAGAGCGAAAAGTCAAAAACATTTACGTATTCACTGGCAAGCTACGGCAAGCTCGTTCTATCATTCATAAAAGAAATGGGCTGGAGAGATGTCATACTGATCGGTCATTCCATGGGCGGCCAGGTGGCTCTTCATGCATCGCGGCAGGATGGAAAACTGATCAGTAAACTCGTGCTCCTCGGCTGCTGCGGTTACATCAAACGGGCGCGGTCTACCATGATCTGCTGCTCCTATCTCCCTTTTTTCTCCTGGGGATTAAAGAGATGGGTTCTAAAAAAAGATCTTCGCAATAATTTAAGCGGTGTCCTTCACAACATTGATCTCGTAACAGAAGACATGATCAAGGAATACCGGGCACAATTTTTAGAAGACGGTTTTTTTGACAGCTTGATTCGCCTGCTCCGACACCGTGAAGGAGATTTAAAACCATTTGAACTGAATACAATTGTCCATCCCATTCTGCTCATTCACGGCAATGATGATAAAGTCATCCCCCTTACTACGGGAAAAAGACTTCACAGTGATTTAAAAAATTCAAGACTCATCGTCTATAAAGATGCCGGACACCTCATTATGGAGGAAAAACCGTTAGACTTGGCAAGAGACATCAAACAATTTATCTCCAGCGAAAAAGAAGCGCTTCAGACCTCCGTCTGA
- a CDS encoding conserved virulence factor C family protein codes for MKIKGIEPTPSPNSMKINMDEALPGNERYNYTRENLDDAPDYIKEIFKVEGVKSVYHVADFIALDRHPRADWEDVLAGVREVFGDSDDQPSEAAGQEKKDDEYLEITVFIQMFRGLPMQVKLKTENEERRAGLPERFMNAALEAQKASDNLVMERKWEEQGVRYGTFEQIGQEVVEEISAAYDEERIQKLVKQAFSIESGKEAPKEEVSTTEVAEKMQDEDWQTRYAALERMNPTVNDIMVLKQALKDPKPSIRRLAVVYLGMIEDEAVLPLLYAGLKDKNVAVRRTAGDCLSDLGNPSAIPAMCEALNDKNKLVRWRAARFLFEVGDETAIPALEDAEDDPEFEVRLQAKIALERIQSGEEAAGSVWQQMMKSRENNE; via the coding sequence TTGAAAATTAAAGGGATTGAACCGACACCAAGTCCGAACTCCATGAAAATTAATATGGACGAAGCGCTGCCGGGTAACGAGCGCTACAACTACACGAGGGAAAACCTTGATGATGCACCTGACTATATTAAAGAAATCTTTAAGGTGGAGGGCGTGAAAAGCGTTTACCATGTGGCAGATTTTATTGCACTTGACCGTCATCCAAGAGCAGATTGGGAAGATGTATTGGCAGGCGTCCGTGAAGTATTCGGGGATTCGGACGACCAGCCCTCTGAAGCGGCCGGACAGGAGAAAAAGGATGACGAATACCTGGAAATTACAGTTTTCATTCAAATGTTCAGAGGCTTGCCGATGCAGGTAAAACTGAAAACCGAAAATGAAGAACGGCGCGCAGGCCTTCCAGAGCGGTTTATGAATGCGGCACTCGAAGCTCAAAAAGCATCAGATAACCTGGTCATGGAACGGAAATGGGAAGAGCAGGGTGTTCGTTACGGAACATTTGAACAGATCGGACAAGAAGTTGTCGAGGAAATCTCCGCCGCTTATGATGAAGAACGGATTCAAAAGCTTGTGAAGCAGGCTTTCTCCATCGAATCCGGGAAAGAAGCGCCGAAAGAAGAAGTATCTACAACTGAAGTTGCCGAAAAGATGCAGGATGAAGATTGGCAGACCCGTTATGCGGCTTTAGAACGCATGAACCCGACGGTCAACGATATTATGGTGTTAAAGCAGGCTTTGAAGGATCCGAAGCCTTCGATCCGGCGCCTGGCTGTCGTTTATCTTGGCATGATTGAAGATGAAGCGGTTCTTCCGCTGCTTTATGCCGGGTTAAAAGATAAAAATGTCGCGGTTCGCCGAACGGCAGGAGACTGTTTATCCGACCTTGGGAATCCGAGTGCGATTCCTGCCATGTGTGAAGCACTCAATGACAAAAATAAACTAGTCCGCTGGCGCGCTGCACGATTCTTGTTTGAAGTAGGGGACGAAACGGCCATACCGGCATTGGAAGACGCAGAAGACGATCCAGAGTTTGAAGTCCGGCTCCAGGCAAAGATTGCGCTTGAACGCATTCAGAGCGGGGAAGAAGCTGCAGGCTCGGTCTGGCAGCAGATGATGAAAAGCAGGGAAAACAACGAATAA
- the kynB gene encoding arylformamidase — protein sequence MAGKLIDISMPLTSSVPTWPGDTPYSFDLAWTKAESGSVNVGKVEMSTHTGTHIDAPYHFDSEGKRVLELDLELYAGRAIVVDVTGKEVIAPEDLADQPLDGAERVLLKTGSWQDRTVFPEKITYLDEELAAFLSEKGVRLIGVDVPSVDVLDSKALPAHHALLQNGINILEGIVLDDVEPGEYELIALPLPLKDADGSPVRAVLREI from the coding sequence ATGGCTGGAAAACTGATCGATATCTCCATGCCTTTGACCTCGTCCGTTCCGACCTGGCCGGGGGACACCCCGTACTCGTTTGATTTAGCCTGGACGAAAGCAGAATCAGGATCCGTGAATGTCGGTAAAGTGGAAATGAGCACGCACACCGGCACCCATATTGATGCGCCGTATCACTTTGATAGTGAAGGAAAACGGGTACTGGAGCTGGATCTTGAGCTCTATGCCGGCAGAGCAATAGTGGTAGATGTTACGGGCAAAGAGGTCATCGCTCCAGAGGATTTGGCAGATCAACCGCTGGATGGAGCGGAGCGTGTGCTGCTGAAAACAGGCTCTTGGCAGGACAGAACCGTGTTTCCGGAAAAGATCACCTATCTAGATGAAGAGCTGGCTGCTTTTTTATCAGAAAAAGGTGTGAGGCTTATCGGAGTTGATGTGCCGTCTGTAGATGTCCTCGACAGCAAAGCGCTTCCTGCACACCATGCCTTGCTTCAAAACGGCATTAATATCCTGGAAGGTATCGTCCTTGATGATGTGGAGCCAGGAGAATATGAGCTGATCGCGCTGCCGCTGCCGTTAAAGGATGCGGATGGCAGTCCTGTGCGCGCGGTATTGAGAGAAATATAA
- the kynU gene encoding kynureninase → MELGKWKELDEKDFLKNFKNEFYLKEGVLYLDGNSLGLLSKRAEKSLLESLNDWKECGIDGWMDGKHPWYTLSEELGKKLSPLIGANPEEVIITGSTTGNLHQLTSTFFKPSGSKTKILADELTFPSDIYALKSQLALRSLDPGQHLIRVKSRDGRMIEEEDIIKAMTDEAALIVLPSVLYRSGQLLDMKRLTDEAHKRGILIGFDLCHSIGAVPHQLSEWNVDFAFWCNYKYLNAGPGSVAGLYINAKHFGKEPGLAGWFGSNKDKQFDMNHDFVAADTAGAFQIGTPHVLSTAPLIGSLEIFEEAGMDRLREKSLNLTRYMMELIETELAGFGFTIGNPRDDIRRGGHVCLEHDEAARICKSLKENGIVPDFRAPNVIRLAPVALYTSFEDVHEAVQRLKKIMGEKQYEKFSNVREVIA, encoded by the coding sequence ATGGAATTAGGGAAATGGAAAGAACTGGACGAAAAAGATTTTCTGAAAAACTTTAAGAACGAATTCTATTTAAAAGAAGGCGTGTTGTATTTGGACGGCAATTCGCTGGGGCTTTTGTCGAAAAGAGCTGAGAAATCACTGTTGGAGTCGCTAAATGATTGGAAGGAATGCGGTATTGACGGCTGGATGGACGGAAAGCATCCATGGTATACACTTAGCGAGGAACTAGGGAAGAAATTGTCGCCACTAATTGGAGCAAACCCGGAGGAAGTCATTATTACTGGATCCACCACTGGAAACCTCCATCAGCTCACATCCACTTTTTTTAAACCTTCAGGATCAAAAACGAAAATTTTAGCCGATGAGCTGACCTTTCCCTCAGATATTTATGCACTGAAAAGCCAGCTGGCTTTAAGAAGCTTGGACCCTGGCCAGCATCTGATCAGAGTGAAAAGCCGTGATGGCAGGATGATTGAGGAAGAAGACATCATCAAGGCCATGACGGATGAAGCAGCTCTTATTGTGCTGCCCTCCGTGCTCTACCGAAGCGGGCAGCTGCTCGATATGAAACGCTTAACGGATGAGGCCCACAAGCGCGGAATATTGATCGGTTTTGATTTATGCCATTCCATTGGGGCAGTGCCTCATCAACTTTCGGAATGGAATGTTGACTTTGCTTTCTGGTGCAACTATAAATATTTGAACGCGGGACCGGGCAGTGTTGCGGGACTCTATATTAATGCGAAACATTTTGGAAAAGAGCCTGGACTAGCAGGCTGGTTCGGTTCCAATAAAGATAAACAGTTTGACATGAATCATGACTTCGTGGCGGCAGATACTGCGGGAGCCTTTCAGATCGGCACTCCGCACGTGTTAAGCACGGCCCCATTAATCGGTTCGCTTGAAATTTTTGAGGAAGCGGGAATGGACCGGCTAAGAGAAAAATCTCTTAATCTGACACGCTATATGATGGAGCTGATTGAGACCGAACTTGCTGGCTTTGGATTTACGATCGGAAATCCGAGGGATGATATACGTCGCGGTGGCCATGTTTGCCTGGAGCATGATGAAGCAGCGAGAATCTGCAAAAGTTTAAAAGAGAACGGCATCGTGCCGGATTTTCGTGCACCGAATGTGATCCGCCTTGCTCCTGTTGCACTTTATACCTCTTTTGAAGATGTACATGAAGCGGTTCAGCGGCTAAAAAAAATCATGGGTGAGAAGCAGTATGAAAAGTTTTCAAACGTAAGAGAGGTGATTGCGTAA
- a CDS encoding anti-repressor SinI family protein, which yields METVKKTELDREWVALLLQAKKQGLSMEEVRSYLQKTYIPSNERIFKATSM from the coding sequence ATGGAAACCGTAAAAAAAACAGAGCTTGATCGTGAATGGGTAGCCTTACTATTACAAGCCAAAAAGCAAGGTTTAAGCATGGAGGAAGTTCGTAGCTATCTTCAAAAAACGTACATACCATCAAATGAGCGAATATTTAAAGCGACATCAATGTGA
- a CDS encoding helix-turn-helix domain-containing protein gives MIGELVKKYRKEKGLSLSSLAERAGIAKSYLSSLERNIQTNPSVQLLEKLAAVLDIPVEKLLNEKAEINEAELDYEWAELVKEAMESGVSKDQFKEFLEFNKWKNKNQS, from the coding sequence GTGATTGGTGAACTTGTAAAAAAATATCGCAAAGAAAAAGGTCTATCTCTATCCTCACTAGCAGAACGAGCAGGTATCGCCAAATCCTATCTCAGCTCCCTTGAGCGAAATATACAAACAAATCCTTCTGTACAGCTGCTTGAAAAGCTGGCAGCTGTCCTGGATATTCCTGTTGAAAAATTGCTGAATGAAAAAGCTGAGATCAATGAGGCGGAGCTGGATTATGAATGGGCAGAGCTCGTAAAAGAAGCTATGGAGTCTGGTGTCAGCAAAGACCAGTTTAAAGAATTTCTTGAATTCAACAAATGGAAAAATAAAAATCAAAGCTAA